GCCGGCACCGAACGTGCGGATGGTTTCGGCGATGGCGAAGTCCGCCGCGTTCATTGAAGTGTCTGCGCGATAGCGGCTCCAGTCGCGTTCCATCGCGCGCAGCAGGACGCGCCGCGGCGTGTCACCGGCATCGCTGGCCGGCACCTCGGCGGCGTAGGCCTCGGGCAGTTTCGACTGCATGAGCAGGCACAGCGCTTCCTCGATGTCGTAGGAGGTGCCGCCACGGGCGGAGATCAACTCGATGGCCTTCGATGCGTTGCGGCGTTTCTTCCAGTCCGCGGCGCGTCCGCTCATCATCATGTGCGTGCCTTCATAACCGACCACGGCGGGAAGGCTGGCGTCCTTCATGGTGGCGAACATGATCGGCGGGTTCTCGATGGTCCGGTCGGGCGGGCCAAGTGCGATCACGGCCACCTTCACCGCCGCATAGGGGAAGCGCATGCGGGTGAGCTCCTCCAGCCGCTGCACGTGGCGTCCTTTCGCCTCCTCGGTCTTCCATGCCTGGATGGTCGCCTGTTCGGTGGGCTCGACGTGTTGTTGCCAATACGCCATGAAGCGCTGGAAGTGTGGTTCGCCCTGCTTGAGCGTGGTGATCAGCACGGCGCTCTCATCGTAGGTGTAGGCCAGCTTGTAAAGGTCGGCATAGCTGCGGACATCCGACGCCATGGCATAGGCGGGAAGAAACGAGCCGGTGTTGAGTTCCTTCACGTTGTCCAGCGGCACCGAGGCGCGCAGGTCGGGAAACCCGGCGTTGTCCCGGTGCAGCAGGTAGGAGAGGAAATCCGCATACGGCGAGGCGACGAAGTCCAGCCGCGCGCCGGACGGATCCGCGTGCTCCGGCGTGCCCGCATGAAGGGCGGTACCGGCCAGCAACAGCACGGCCATAGCGGCGATACGCGCAAAACGTCCCTGCTTGATCTCCATGTCACCTCTCCCGGTTGCGTGGACTGAACGACAGTGTCTACAGCCAAACACAGCAGCATGGGCCGGATCGACGGATCCAGCCGGGCAACGCACAGCCGCGCGAGGCGCCACGGCAAGGTATTCCAGAATGCGAGCGGCGCGATAACGGGGACATCGCCGCCGGGCGAACGCATCACAGCGTAGCCCGGCAGCGATGACAAGGGGGAAAATCGGCCAGCCTGCGCGCTATCCGCGGAACATCAGGCGTAGCGATCGGCCAGCGCGTCGGTGGCGCTCACCAGCACATCGACAATGGCGGGGTCCGCCGCGCTGTGACCGGCCAGCACGATATGGAAGGCGGCCTCCGGCCATGCCGAGGCGAGGTCATGCGCCGTCTTCACCGGGCAGATGATGTCGTAGCGGCCATGCACGATGGTGGCGGGAATGCGGCGGATGCGGTGGATATCGCGCAGCAGCTGATCGGGTTCCAGGAAGATGCGGTGGCGGAAGTAGTGCGCCTCGGCGCGCGCCACGCTCACGGCAGCGTGCGGGTCCTCGAAGTTGCCCGGCTCGTCCGGGTCGTGCACCAGTGTCGTGCTGCCGCCTTCCCAGTTGCCCCACGCGATGGCCGCATCGACGCGGACGGAAGGGTCGTCGCTGTCGAGGCGACGCCAGTACGCTTCCACCATGTCGTGACGTTCGTCCTCGGGGATGTGCGCAAGATAGCGCTCCCAGCGCTCGGGAAAGATGAAGCGTGCGCCGCCATCGAGTTCATTGAACCAGCGCAGCTCATCCGGCCGGCCGAGAAAGATGCCGCGCAACACCAGCCCAAGCACCCGCTCGGGATGCTTCTGCGCATAGGCCAGCGCCAGCGTGGACCCCCACGAACCGCCGAACACCACCCAGCGCTCGATGCCGAAGTACTCGCGGATCGCCTCGATGTCGGCGACCAGATGCCAGGTGGTGTTGTCGCGCAGCTCGGCGTGCGGCGTGGATTTGCCTGCGCCACGCTGATCGAACAGCACGATGCGGTAACGCGTGGGGTCGAAGAAGCGACGGTGATACGCGGAAAGCCCCGCGCCGGGGCCGCCATGCAGGAACACCACGGGCAGGCCGTCGGGATGGCCGCACTCTTCGATGTACAGCTCGTGGATGTCGTCCACGCGCAGTCGATGGGTGCGATAGGGCTCGATCTCGGGGTATAGCTCGCGCATGGGTCGCTCCGTGGGAAGGCTTGCCGAAGCATAGCGTCCACGGTCGGAGATCGTGCGAGTGGGTTTGGCCGGGCACCCGGATCCGGCACCCCCTGTACGAGCGCACTGGTGCGCGACCGTGCGCTCACAAGGCCGAAGGTGCTTCAACGCTGCGGTCGCGCACCAGTGCGCTCCTACAGGGGAAACAGGGGCGCTTACCGTGGAATGCGGTGCGCCCCGGACCCGATGAGAATCGGTCAGAGCTTGTAATTGACCCCGAACATCACCGTGCGTCCCCAGGTGTTGTAGTCCAGCGGACGGGCGATCTGCACGTTGTTGGGCAGGCTGGAGATCTGCTGGGTCTTGTAGGGCGAGTTGGTGAGGTTGTAGAGCTGCAGCAGGATCGACAGGCCATTCCAGCTGCCCTGCGTGAAGGCGTAGCCCGCCTGAAAGTCGGTCTGCTTGTCGGCCAGCACCTTCTGGTAACCGAGCTGGTCGAATAGGGCGACCGCTTCACCGGTGAAGGAGGAACGGTAGCGCTCGGTGATGCGGAACGACCAGCCGTTCTTCTCGTAGTAAAGCGTGAGGTTGGCGACCTTGCGCGACAGGCCGGGCAGGGTGGATGGCGCACCCGGAATCGATGTCACCGAGCTTACCGGCACGGTGCTGTTGGTGAGCGAGAAGTTGCCCTGCATGCCGAAGCCGTCCAGCCAGCGTGTGACCAGGCCGCCTTCCAGCGCGCCCGACAGTTCCAGGCCCTGCATCTTGCCGCCGGTGCCGTTCTCCGGCGTGGTGAAGGAGCCGTAAGGGCTGCTCGGCTTGAGCGTGGCGTCGTTGTTGGTGTACTTGGAGAAGTCGTAGTCCAGGACCGTCTGGTTGTAGATGTAGTTCAACAGGTTCTTGTTGAACACCGCGACAGCGACATAGCTCGACTTGCCGAAGTATTTTTCCCAGGACAGGTCGGTGCCCACCGCGACATACGGCTTGAGGTTCGGGTTGCCGCCGCTGCCCGACCACAGCACCTGGCCGGTGGCAGGGCCGGAAGTGACGACGTCGAGGCTGGCGGACGAGGCCACCTTCTCGTCGTCGATGCGTCCGCGCGCCATGGTCTTGGCAAGGCCGAAGCGCAGGTACTGGTTCTCACCGATCGT
This genomic interval from Dyella japonica A8 contains the following:
- the pip gene encoding prolyl aminopeptidase gives rise to the protein MRELYPEIEPYRTHRLRVDDIHELYIEECGHPDGLPVVFLHGGPGAGLSAYHRRFFDPTRYRIVLFDQRGAGKSTPHAELRDNTTWHLVADIEAIREYFGIERWVVFGGSWGSTLALAYAQKHPERVLGLVLRGIFLGRPDELRWFNELDGGARFIFPERWERYLAHIPEDERHDMVEAYWRRLDSDDPSVRVDAAIAWGNWEGGSTTLVHDPDEPGNFEDPHAAVSVARAEAHYFRHRIFLEPDQLLRDIHRIRRIPATIVHGRYDIICPVKTAHDLASAWPEAAFHIVLAGHSAADPAIVDVLVSATDALADRYA